A region from the Salidesulfovibrio onnuriiensis genome encodes:
- a CDS encoding pyruvoyl-dependent arginine decarboxylase: MKSRIVTCCMVIGILMIAVCARAQENFGPRIPTAYFAVTGVGQSDDGIPPDPYETFSYDLALLDAGIENFNVVYYTSVLPPESYEVPFEKAKPYIRHGSVLETIMAKAGGVKGDTVATGVGRVWAVDKDGKYIGGFAAEYERIYSGETVDKDKAYADAKAQLTKSLNHELSIRGLKQKGDMTFDITSLQITKNYGIALSALGFVGFIYPEPFPLQK, encoded by the coding sequence ATGAAATCCAGAATCGTCACTTGCTGCATGGTTATCGGTATCCTGATGATCGCCGTGTGCGCCCGGGCCCAGGAAAACTTCGGCCCGCGAATCCCCACGGCCTATTTCGCGGTCACCGGCGTGGGCCAGTCCGACGACGGCATCCCGCCCGACCCGTACGAAACCTTTTCCTACGACCTGGCCCTGCTGGACGCGGGCATCGAGAATTTCAATGTGGTCTACTACACCTCGGTGCTTCCGCCCGAGTCCTATGAGGTCCCCTTTGAAAAGGCCAAGCCGTACATCCGCCACGGCTCGGTGCTGGAAACCATCATGGCCAAGGCCGGAGGCGTGAAGGGAGACACCGTGGCCACCGGCGTGGGCCGGGTCTGGGCAGTGGACAAGGACGGCAAGTACATAGGCGGCTTCGCGGCCGAATACGAACGCATCTACAGCGGCGAGACCGTGGACAAGGACAAGGCCTATGCGGATGCCAAGGCCCAGCTGACCAAGTCCCTCAACCACGAGCTTTCCATCCGGGGGCTCAAGCAGAAGGGAGACATGACCTTCGACATCACCTCCCTGCAGATCACCAAAAACTACGGCATCGCGCTTTCGGCGCTGGGCTTCGTGGGCTTCATCTACCCCGAGCCCTTCCCTCTCCAGAAGTAG
- a CDS encoding CBS domain-containing protein, producing MFVGFKMLQDFATVTPQTLVKDAQKKLEEDKLWMLLVVDEAGELVGYVPKEDIAGALPGVVKAMERLGETVFLDKLTIEDILRRDIRKISPEAEVEAAADMMHEMNLAGLAVVDGAGVILGYVNRDAMLDVLVEEMGFREGGCRITVDVEDKTGVLYEAAGVIANMKLSIISSSTFFKGERRLIVLRVATEDAAPVETALRERGFKLVEPQDFQGNWN from the coding sequence ATGTTCGTAGGATTCAAGATGTTGCAGGATTTCGCCACCGTCACTCCGCAGACCCTGGTCAAGGACGCCCAGAAAAAGCTGGAAGAGGACAAGCTCTGGATGTTGCTTGTGGTGGATGAGGCAGGAGAACTGGTCGGATACGTTCCCAAGGAGGATATTGCCGGCGCCTTGCCCGGCGTGGTCAAAGCCATGGAGCGCCTTGGCGAGACCGTATTCCTGGACAAGCTGACCATCGAGGACATCCTGCGCCGCGACATCCGGAAGATTTCCCCCGAGGCCGAAGTGGAGGCCGCCGCGGACATGATGCACGAGATGAACCTGGCCGGGCTGGCCGTGGTGGACGGCGCGGGAGTGATCCTGGGCTACGTCAACCGCGACGCCATGCTCGACGTTCTGGTGGAGGAGATGGGCTTCCGCGAGGGAGGCTGCCGCATCACCGTGGACGTGGAGGACAAGACCGGCGTGCTTTACGAGGCCGCCGGGGTCATTGCCAACATGAAGCTTTCCATCATTTCCTCGTCCACCTTCTTCAAGGGCGAACGTCGCCTCATCGTGCTGCGTGTGGCCACCGAGGACGCCGCGCCCGTGGAGACCGCACTCAGGGAGCGCGGTTTCAAGCTGGTCGAACCGCAGGATTTCCAGGGCAACTGGAACTGA
- a CDS encoding acyltransferase family protein, which yields MNARRYDIDNIRILATLVIFLFHNARLFDTFGWHVKNAQTSVYFSLFVGFIDAWVMPLFFLLSGMAAWYSLGRRTGGLFLKERALRLLVPVYTVGVVLLLPPQFALDRITSGMTFGGWLQGYGYFFQRMGFDFEPPFVRFFSGHLWFLWFLFYVSLATLPVFLWLRSESGGRVRKRIAAACTGGVGPFLLVIPLFLVLMSLRGVFHGEHTWADFGYFSLYSIIGYIFASDERFVPALQRCAPWALLVGVAGFGAEMHFLLGTGYPMHAQSFFPFLPYTLYQVTMSLQTLSWIVVILGYGSRLLTEKRDWTVWGNEAVLPFYILHQTAILIAGWYVVQLDLPMLVKCVINTIASLTMILVTYGVLIRPLNPVRFLFGMHSK from the coding sequence ATGAATGCCCGCAGATACGATATCGACAACATCCGCATCCTGGCCACGCTGGTCATTTTCCTGTTCCACAATGCCCGGCTCTTCGACACCTTTGGCTGGCACGTGAAGAACGCCCAGACTTCCGTCTATTTTTCCCTTTTTGTGGGCTTTATCGACGCGTGGGTCATGCCGCTCTTCTTTCTGCTTTCAGGCATGGCCGCATGGTATTCACTGGGCCGCCGCACGGGCGGGCTGTTCCTCAAGGAGCGGGCGCTGCGGCTGCTCGTGCCCGTGTACACCGTGGGGGTGGTGCTGCTTCTGCCGCCCCAGTTCGCCCTGGATCGCATCACCAGCGGCATGACCTTTGGCGGCTGGCTGCAGGGCTACGGGTATTTCTTCCAGCGCATGGGCTTTGACTTCGAGCCGCCCTTTGTGCGTTTCTTTTCGGGGCATCTCTGGTTTCTGTGGTTCCTGTTTTATGTCTCGCTGGCGACGCTGCCCGTATTCCTGTGGCTGCGCTCGGAATCCGGCGGAAGGGTCCGCAAGCGCATCGCGGCCGCCTGCACCGGAGGCGTCGGACCGTTCCTGCTCGTCATTCCCCTTTTTCTGGTGCTCATGAGTCTGCGCGGCGTGTTTCATGGTGAGCATACCTGGGCCGACTTCGGGTATTTCTCGCTTTACTCGATCATCGGCTACATCTTCGCCTCGGACGAACGGTTTGTTCCGGCCCTGCAGCGGTGCGCTCCGTGGGCCTTGCTGGTGGGCGTGGCGGGATTCGGCGCGGAAATGCATTTTCTTCTCGGGACGGGCTACCCGATGCATGCCCAGTCCTTTTTCCCCTTCCTGCCGTATACCCTGTACCAGGTGACCATGAGCCTGCAGACGCTGAGCTGGATTGTCGTCATTTTGGGCTACGGTTCCCGCCTGCTGACCGAAAAGCGCGACTGGACGGTTTGGGGCAACGAGGCCGTGCTTCCGTTTTATATCCTTCATCAGACCGCCATACTGATCGCGGGTTGGTACGTGGTCCAGCTGGATTTGCCCATGCTGGTCAAGTGCGTGATCAACACCATAGCGAGCCTGACCATGATTCTTGTGACCTACGGAGTTTTGATCAGGCCCTTGAATCCGGTCCGTTTTCTCTTCGGGATGCATTCGAAATAG
- a CDS encoding sigma-54 interaction domain-containing protein produces the protein MSKKRKFKLLFKDRIGIVFDITKLIIAHRLNIVCMEVEQKNGYALVSIEIDFGDTDIGTQDLLKIFATLPGIEDQAELKRLPQERRERWFRTLFDGMSEGIVSVNAEGMVNTVNSVACRILNLPYEDLLNTHVSELSPKNNLLMECVQKKVPVSRRKTVVTSTGRVEFYGSAKPINNSQGEFVGAVLLMKDLKEVKAMVDAVLTPIDVNFDDFIGESRAITNLISFARKIAELDTIISITGESGTGKELFAKAIHFESGRTGPFIPINCAALPESLIESELFGYVDGAFTGAKKKGKPGLFEAARNGTIFLDEIGDMPLGPQAKILRVLQDGFVRRIGGVEEIPVNARVITATNKNLADMVEAGDFREDLFYRINVLTIQIPPLRERMADIPLLVGTFLKQFNQRLQKEEQTISQKALDKLYNYSWPGNVRELQNAIERASILSDSCEITAEALHLSAAPVCGTEQCPRSPVPKTDKPLKDMVGKFEMRILLDALNSTKSIRKAAKQLGLSHTALMRRIKKYQLRNEDNAIPWEPPVQQQSPW, from the coding sequence ATGAGCAAAAAAAGAAAATTCAAGCTTCTTTTCAAGGACCGTATAGGAATCGTCTTCGACATAACCAAGCTCATCATCGCACACCGGCTGAACATCGTGTGCATGGAGGTGGAGCAGAAAAACGGCTATGCCCTGGTCTCCATCGAGATCGATTTCGGGGACACGGACATCGGCACCCAGGATCTTCTGAAGATCTTCGCGACCCTGCCGGGGATCGAGGACCAGGCCGAGCTGAAACGGCTGCCCCAGGAAAGGCGGGAACGCTGGTTCCGGACGCTGTTCGACGGAATGAGCGAGGGGATCGTTTCCGTCAATGCGGAGGGCATGGTCAACACCGTCAACAGCGTGGCCTGCCGGATCCTGAACCTGCCCTACGAGGACCTGCTGAACACCCATGTGAGCGAACTGAGCCCGAAGAACAACCTGCTCATGGAGTGCGTCCAGAAAAAGGTTCCCGTCAGCAGGCGAAAGACCGTGGTCACCAGCACGGGCCGGGTCGAGTTCTACGGCTCGGCAAAGCCCATCAACAACTCCCAGGGCGAATTCGTGGGTGCGGTGCTGCTGATGAAGGACCTCAAGGAGGTCAAGGCCATGGTCGATGCGGTCCTGACCCCCATCGACGTCAACTTCGACGACTTCATCGGCGAAAGCCGGGCCATCACCAACCTGATCTCCTTTGCGCGCAAGATTGCCGAGCTGGACACCATCATCTCCATCACCGGCGAAAGCGGCACCGGCAAGGAACTCTTTGCCAAGGCCATCCACTTCGAGAGCGGCAGGACAGGACCGTTCATCCCCATCAACTGCGCGGCGCTCCCGGAATCGCTCATCGAAAGCGAGCTGTTCGGCTACGTGGACGGGGCCTTTACCGGGGCCAAGAAAAAGGGCAAGCCCGGCCTGTTCGAGGCGGCCCGGAACGGCACCATCTTTCTCGACGAGATCGGCGACATGCCCCTGGGCCCGCAGGCCAAGATCCTGCGCGTGCTCCAGGACGGATTCGTGCGCAGGATCGGCGGCGTGGAGGAAATCCCGGTCAATGCACGGGTGATCACCGCCACCAACAAAAACCTGGCGGACATGGTGGAGGCCGGGGATTTCCGCGAGGACCTGTTCTACCGCATCAACGTGCTGACCATCCAGATTCCCCCGCTGCGGGAACGCATGGCCGACATCCCGCTCCTGGTGGGCACCTTCCTCAAGCAGTTCAACCAGCGGCTGCAGAAAGAGGAACAGACCATCAGCCAGAAGGCCCTGGACAAGCTCTACAACTACAGCTGGCCGGGCAATGTGCGCGAGCTGCAGAACGCCATTGAACGGGCCTCCATCCTCAGCGATTCCTGCGAGATCACGGCCGAAGCCCTGCACCTCAGCGCGGCCCCGGTCTGCGGCACGGAACAGTGCCCCCGGTCTCCGGTGCCCAAGACCGACAAGCCCCTGAAGGACATGGTCGGCAAGTTCGAGATGCGCATACTGCTCGACGCTCTCAACTCCACGAAAAGCATCCGCAAGGCCGCCAAGCAGCTCGGGCTCTCCCACACGGCGCTCATGCGCAGGATCAAGAAATACCAGCTGCGCAACGAGGACAACGCCATCCCCTGGGAACCGCCCGTGCAGCAGCAGAGCCCCTGGTAG
- a CDS encoding 4Fe-4S binding protein — MHMPTSNRVFNPFSLRRIIQVSFALFCLYAGWRFLLFVEWARGGSQTFVPKPASVEGFLPISALLGLKRLLLTGQWDPVHPAGLTIFVAALVMAWLFRKGFCGYICPVGLVSNMAEKLGRRLGLALVPPRWADYPLMAVKYVMLGFFLYTTFVSMSLRGIEQFIRAPYNMVADAKMLDFFVAPSSTALGALAVLAVLGVVVRNFWCRYLCPYGALLGLCSLLSPLGIRRDADRCVGCGKCDRICPGGITVSGKISVNSPECMGCTACVGACPVEGCLSVSAGSRRLPFWVPALGAVGVLLLAYAAARATGHWDTGMPADMVRRMYMSFGG; from the coding sequence ATGCACATGCCCACGTCCAACCGCGTTTTCAATCCGTTCTCGCTCCGGCGCATCATCCAGGTTTCGTTCGCCCTGTTCTGTCTCTATGCGGGCTGGCGCTTCCTCCTTTTCGTGGAGTGGGCCAGGGGCGGCTCGCAGACCTTTGTTCCCAAGCCCGCTTCCGTGGAGGGATTTTTGCCCATCAGCGCCCTGCTGGGCCTGAAGCGGCTTTTGCTCACGGGCCAGTGGGACCCGGTGCACCCGGCCGGGCTGACCATTTTCGTGGCGGCCCTGGTCATGGCCTGGCTGTTCCGCAAGGGCTTTTGCGGCTATATCTGCCCGGTGGGCCTGGTCTCCAACATGGCCGAGAAGCTGGGGCGCAGGCTGGGTCTGGCCCTGGTGCCGCCCAGGTGGGCGGACTATCCGCTCATGGCCGTGAAATACGTGATGCTGGGCTTTTTCCTGTACACCACCTTTGTCTCCATGAGCCTGCGGGGCATCGAGCAGTTCATCCGCGCACCGTACAACATGGTGGCCGACGCCAAGATGCTCGACTTCTTCGTTGCGCCGTCGTCCACGGCCCTGGGCGCGCTGGCAGTGCTTGCCGTGCTCGGCGTGGTGGTGCGCAACTTCTGGTGCCGGTACCTGTGCCCCTATGGCGCGCTGCTGGGCCTGTGCTCCCTGCTCAGCCCGCTGGGCATCCGCCGGGACGCGGACCGCTGCGTGGGTTGCGGCAAGTGCGACCGCATCTGCCCGGGCGGCATCACGGTGTCGGGCAAGATCAGCGTGAATTCGCCCGAGTGCATGGGCTGCACCGCCTGCGTGGGGGCCTGTCCCGTGGAGGGCTGCCTGTCCGTGAGCGCCGGGAGCAGGCGGCTGCCGTTCTGGGTGCCCGCCCTGGGCGCGGTGGGCGTGCTGCTGCTGGCCTATGCGGCGGCACGGGCCACGGGCCATTGGGATACGGGCATGCCCGCGGACATGGTGCGGCGCATGTACATGTCGTTCGGGGGCTGA
- a CDS encoding iron-sulfur cluster carrier protein MrpORP codes for MSDACGSCSSATPGGGCSSGGCDKGPENLKLEKTLSRIKHKIVVMSGKGGVGKSTVATNIAVALSLAGKRVGLLDVDVHGPSIPRLLSLEGQQPHIGDQVIEPISWSRNLWVMSLGFMLPSKNDAVIWRGPVKIGLIKQFVEDVAWGDLDYLIVDCPPGTGDEPLSTLQTLGQDAHAVIVTTPQGVAVDDVRRSVSFVRQLGNPLLGIVENMSGFACPECGTVHNIFSTGGGEALAAEMGAKFLGRIPMDPEVARSGDDGFPLVKVDHDSATAQAMNAIIKPMLGMADLLQENNMMPKIDDLPSENGKVRIAIPVVGMTLCNHFGHCEKFAIVDVDTELKSIIATTLETPPPHEPGVIPAWCADQKVNLVIAGGMGARAQAMFTDRGVKVITGAPAVAPEEIVNKFLAGSLVTGQNTCDH; via the coding sequence ATGAGTGACGCATGTGGAAGCTGCTCCTCCGCCACCCCCGGCGGCGGATGCTCCAGCGGCGGTTGCGACAAGGGCCCCGAGAATCTCAAGCTCGAGAAAACCCTGAGCCGCATCAAGCATAAGATTGTGGTCATGTCCGGCAAGGGCGGGGTGGGCAAGTCCACCGTCGCCACCAACATTGCCGTGGCCCTTTCCCTGGCCGGGAAGCGCGTCGGCCTGCTCGACGTGGACGTGCACGGCCCGTCCATCCCGCGTCTGCTTTCCCTGGAAGGCCAGCAGCCGCATATCGGCGACCAGGTCATCGAACCCATTTCCTGGAGCCGCAACCTTTGGGTCATGTCCCTGGGCTTCATGCTGCCCAGCAAGAACGACGCGGTCATCTGGCGCGGTCCGGTGAAGATCGGCCTGATCAAGCAGTTCGTGGAAGACGTGGCCTGGGGCGACCTGGACTACCTCATCGTCGACTGCCCTCCGGGCACTGGCGACGAGCCGCTTTCCACCCTGCAGACCCTGGGCCAGGACGCACACGCGGTCATCGTCACCACCCCGCAGGGCGTGGCCGTGGACGACGTGCGCCGCTCGGTCTCCTTTGTGCGCCAGCTGGGCAACCCCCTGCTGGGCATCGTGGAGAACATGTCCGGTTTCGCCTGCCCCGAGTGCGGCACTGTACACAACATCTTCAGCACGGGCGGCGGTGAAGCCCTGGCCGCTGAAATGGGCGCCAAGTTCCTGGGACGCATTCCCATGGACCCGGAAGTGGCCCGCTCCGGCGACGACGGCTTCCCCCTGGTCAAGGTGGACCACGACAGCGCCACCGCCCAGGCCATGAACGCCATCATCAAGCCCATGCTCGGCATGGCCGACCTTCTTCAGGAGAACAATATGATGCCCAAGATCGACGATCTGCCCAGCGAAAACGGCAAGGTCCGCATCGCCATTCCGGTGGTGGGCATGACCCTGTGCAACCACTTCGGCCATTGCGAAAAATTCGCCATCGTGGACGTGGACACCGAACTCAAGTCCATCATCGCCACCACCCTGGAAACCCCGCCGCCGCATGAGCCGGGCGTGATTCCGGCATGGTGCGCGGACCAGAAGGTCAACCTGGTCATCGCTGGCGGCATGGGCGCCAGGGCCCAGGCCATGTTCACCGACAGGGGCGTCAAGGTCATCACCGGCGCTCCCGCCGTCGCTCCCGAGGAAATCGTCAACAAGTTCCTCGCAGGCTCCCTGGTCACCGGCCAGAACACCTGCGACCACTAG
- a CDS encoding WcbI family polysaccharide biosynthesis putative acetyltransferase, with the protein MSRELCVIHANCQGEPLMERLLACPGFAARYECRLFTNYVREPIPASVLEGCGLFLYQHLGPGWGELGSDFLRSRLPESARSLCIPNMFFLGYWPFWNSEPGFNYRDGALEELIAKGLSGEEILTLYLRSRLTDRYDLAALLEQTFAREREREAHTPVKYVDLIEREFRGERLFNTVNHPGPRLLNHMAAEVLLHLELEPPENLFSMPDAFPEFVQPIHPQVAAFHHLEFAGPDTEYEVYGKKKTFVQYAACYIEARLAGIEDFIGYLQVR; encoded by the coding sequence ATGTCCAGAGAGCTCTGCGTCATCCACGCCAACTGCCAGGGCGAGCCGCTCATGGAACGGCTGCTGGCCTGCCCGGGCTTTGCGGCCCGCTACGAATGCCGCCTGTTCACCAATTACGTGCGCGAGCCCATCCCCGCCAGCGTGCTGGAGGGCTGCGGCCTGTTCCTGTACCAGCACCTGGGGCCGGGCTGGGGCGAGCTGGGGTCGGACTTCCTGCGCTCGCGGCTGCCGGAATCGGCGCGCAGCCTGTGCATCCCCAACATGTTTTTCCTGGGCTACTGGCCGTTCTGGAACAGCGAGCCCGGTTTCAACTACCGGGACGGGGCCCTGGAAGAGCTCATTGCCAAGGGGCTTTCTGGCGAGGAGATTCTGACCCTGTACCTGCGTTCCCGGCTCACGGACAGGTACGACCTTGCCGCCCTGCTGGAGCAAACCTTTGCGCGCGAGCGGGAGCGCGAGGCGCACACGCCGGTCAAGTATGTGGACCTCATCGAGCGGGAGTTTCGCGGGGAGCGGCTGTTCAATACCGTCAATCATCCCGGCCCCCGGCTGCTCAACCACATGGCCGCCGAGGTCCTGCTGCATCTGGAGCTGGAGCCGCCAGAGAATCTTTTCTCCATGCCCGACGCCTTTCCGGAGTTCGTGCAGCCCATTCATCCGCAGGTGGCCGCGTTTCATCATCTGGAGTTCGCGGGCCCGGACACCGAATACGAGGTCTACGGCAAAAAGAAGACCTTCGTGCAATACGCGGCCTGCTACATCGAGGCCCGTTTGGCAGGCATAGAGGATTTCATCGGCTATTTGCAGGTGCGATAG
- the cobT gene encoding nicotinate-nucleotide--dimethylbenzimidazole phosphoribosyltransferase — translation MQQQFDTAINAIEPVDQSLAPQGQAHLDNLTKPQGSLGRLEELALKIYLAQGGKTPVADPCRIYTVAGDHGVNEEGVSLFPQEVTRQMVLNFVNGGAGINVLARTVGAELFVVDAGSCGGAYDEHPNLIQRKIAPGTANLAKGPAMTREQCLRALLLGIELADRAHADGMRTLGTGDMGISNTTPSTALYCAYLGLEPEDITGPGTGLGKDAVAAKAQVVRKGLAANAGAVSSGDPVEILAALGGYEIATLAGLILGGARNRQMICVDGFISTAAYTAAYKICPAVADYCVLSHASAEPGHAAAVRALGQEPLLHLGLRLGEGTGAACALFLLRAAVAVFNEMATFADAGVSEATE, via the coding sequence ATGCAGCAACAATTCGATACCGCCATCAATGCAATCGAACCGGTGGACCAAAGCCTTGCGCCCCAGGGCCAGGCCCACCTGGACAACCTGACCAAACCCCAGGGAAGCCTCGGCAGGCTCGAGGAACTGGCCCTGAAGATATACCTGGCCCAGGGAGGGAAGACGCCCGTTGCCGACCCGTGCCGCATCTACACGGTGGCGGGCGACCACGGGGTCAACGAGGAAGGCGTGAGCCTGTTCCCGCAAGAAGTGACGCGCCAGATGGTGCTCAATTTCGTGAACGGCGGCGCGGGCATCAACGTGCTGGCGCGCACCGTGGGGGCCGAGCTCTTTGTGGTGGACGCCGGTTCCTGCGGCGGCGCCTACGACGAGCACCCCAACCTGATCCAGCGCAAGATCGCGCCCGGCACGGCCAACCTGGCCAAGGGCCCGGCCATGACCCGCGAGCAATGCCTGCGGGCGCTGCTCCTGGGCATCGAGCTGGCGGACAGGGCCCACGCCGACGGCATGCGCACCCTGGGCACCGGCGACATGGGCATCAGCAACACCACGCCGTCCACGGCCCTCTACTGCGCCTACCTGGGCCTGGAGCCCGAGGACATCACCGGCCCGGGAACCGGCCTGGGCAAGGACGCCGTGGCCGCCAAGGCGCAGGTGGTCCGCAAGGGCCTGGCCGCCAACGCCGGGGCAGTGTCCTCCGGCGACCCGGTGGAGATCCTCGCGGCCCTCGGCGGGTACGAGATCGCCACCCTGGCGGGCCTGATCCTGGGCGGGGCGCGCAACCGCCAGATGATCTGCGTGGACGGATTCATTTCCACGGCCGCCTACACGGCCGCCTACAAGATCTGCCCGGCCGTGGCCGACTACTGCGTGCTCTCCCACGCATCGGCAGAACCCGGCCACGCAGCGGCCGTCCGCGCGCTCGGCCAGGAGCCGCTGCTGCATCTGGGACTGCGCCTGGGCGAAGGCACCGGCGCGGCCTGCGCCCTGTTCCTGCTGCGGGCCGCCGTTGCCGTCTTCAATGAAATGGCCACGTTCGCGGACGCGGGCGTCTCCGAGGCCACCGAATAA
- the ald gene encoding alanine dehydrogenase yields the protein MKVGILKEIKAAENRVAMTPTGVEIMCANGHEVMVEASAGVGSGFPDEAYAAAGARIVETPAEIYAASDMVMHVKEPQPSEYDMVREDQIVFTYFHFAPDEPLTRAFVANKSIAIAYETVEGPAGDLPLLTPMSEVAGRMSIQEGAKYLERDFGGRGLLMGGVTGVAPANVVVIGGGVVGTNAAQMACGLGAKVSLLDMNLARLRYLSEVMPKNCFPMMSSPALLRELVLDADVVIGAVLVAGTKAPKLVTREMLKSMKKGAVIVDVAIDQGGCFETSQPTTHRNPVYEVEGVIHYCVANMPGAVPVTSTMALTNATLPYALEIANKGWKQAAIENNAIKTGLNIVNGKVTYKGVADAFGLEYVPVDNVL from the coding sequence ATGAAAGTTGGAATCTTGAAAGAAATCAAGGCAGCGGAAAATAGAGTCGCCATGACCCCCACCGGAGTCGAAATCATGTGTGCCAACGGGCACGAGGTCATGGTCGAAGCCTCGGCAGGGGTTGGCAGCGGCTTCCCGGACGAGGCCTATGCGGCCGCGGGCGCCAGGATCGTCGAAACCCCGGCCGAAATCTACGCCGCCTCGGACATGGTCATGCACGTGAAGGAACCGCAACCTTCGGAATACGACATGGTCCGCGAAGACCAGATCGTCTTCACCTATTTCCACTTCGCCCCGGACGAGCCCCTGACCCGCGCGTTCGTGGCCAACAAGTCCATCGCCATCGCTTACGAAACCGTGGAAGGCCCCGCCGGTGACCTGCCGCTCCTCACCCCGATGAGTGAAGTCGCCGGCCGCATGTCCATCCAGGAAGGAGCCAAGTACCTGGAACGCGACTTCGGCGGACGCGGCCTGCTCATGGGCGGTGTCACCGGCGTGGCCCCGGCCAACGTGGTCGTCATCGGCGGCGGCGTGGTCGGCACCAATGCGGCGCAGATGGCCTGCGGCCTGGGCGCGAAGGTCTCCCTGCTGGACATGAACCTGGCGCGGCTCCGCTACCTCTCGGAAGTGATGCCCAAGAATTGCTTCCCCATGATGAGCAGCCCGGCCCTGCTGCGCGAGCTGGTTCTTGACGCGGACGTGGTTATCGGTGCAGTACTTGTCGCCGGGACCAAGGCGCCGAAGCTCGTCACCCGCGAGATGCTCAAGTCCATGAAGAAGGGCGCCGTCATCGTAGACGTGGCCATCGACCAGGGCGGTTGCTTCGAGACCTCCCAGCCCACGACCCACCGCAACCCGGTGTACGAGGTCGAAGGCGTGATCCACTACTGCGTGGCGAACATGCCCGGCGCAGTGCCCGTCACCTCGACCATGGCCCTGACCAACGCGACCCTGCCCTACGCCCTGGAAATCGCCAACAAGGGCTGGAAGCAGGCCGCCATCGAAAACAACGCCATCAAGACCGGCCTGAACATCGTCAACGGCAAGGTCACCTACAAGGGTGTGGCGGACGCCTTCGGTCTGGAATACGTCCCCGTGGACAACGTGCTGTAA
- a CDS encoding alanine/glycine:cation symporter family protein, protein MEFLTILDGVVGKIGAFAWGPPMLILLVGTGVWLTFALRGLQIRKLGYALYLALIKRKEATDEPGDITHFQALMTALSATVGTGNIAGVATAIAVGGPGALFWMWVTGLVGMATKYAEAVLAVKYRVVDENGEMSGGPMYYISKGLKKPWLGAVFACFASVAAFGIGNMVQSNSIADAVEATYQVSPFVTGVVLMVCVAAVILGGIKKIGQVTGFFVPIMIVFYMTGASYIIFTNIGGIPAALGLIIDQAFHPTAAVGGFAGASIMMCIRMGVARGVFSNESGLGSAPIAAAAAQTKQPVTQALVSMTQTFIDTLVVCTMTGLVLILTGAWSNGLTGAELTTVAFAAGMPGGDHVVTIGLILFAYSTILGWSYYGEKSIEYLLGVKAVMPYRLLFICFVGAGAVAKLSLVWNISDALNGLMAIPNLVGLLLLTPVVVGETRKYFEAIQRRGRSGSLEPASQTED, encoded by the coding sequence ATGGAATTTTTGACTATATTGGATGGAGTGGTTGGAAAAATAGGAGCGTTCGCCTGGGGGCCGCCCATGCTGATCCTGCTGGTGGGAACCGGCGTATGGCTCACCTTTGCCCTGCGCGGGCTCCAGATCAGGAAACTGGGCTACGCCCTCTACCTGGCGCTTATCAAACGCAAGGAAGCAACCGACGAACCCGGGGATATCACCCACTTCCAGGCCCTGATGACCGCGCTTTCGGCAACGGTCGGGACCGGGAACATCGCGGGCGTGGCAACGGCCATCGCCGTGGGCGGACCGGGCGCGCTGTTCTGGATGTGGGTCACCGGCCTGGTCGGCATGGCCACCAAGTACGCCGAAGCCGTTCTGGCCGTGAAATACCGCGTCGTGGACGAAAACGGCGAAATGAGCGGCGGGCCCATGTACTACATATCCAAGGGCCTCAAGAAACCCTGGCTGGGTGCGGTCTTCGCCTGCTTCGCCTCGGTGGCGGCCTTCGGAATCGGCAACATGGTCCAGTCCAACTCCATTGCCGACGCAGTGGAGGCGACCTACCAGGTCTCCCCGTTCGTCACCGGTGTGGTTCTCATGGTCTGCGTCGCCGCGGTCATCCTGGGCGGCATCAAGAAGATCGGTCAGGTAACCGGCTTCTTCGTCCCGATCATGATCGTCTTCTACATGACCGGCGCTTCGTACATCATCTTCACCAATATAGGCGGCATTCCCGCAGCCCTCGGGCTGATCATCGACCAGGCATTCCATCCCACGGCCGCCGTGGGCGGCTTTGCCGGGGCATCCATCATGATGTGTATCCGGATGGGGGTCGCGCGCGGCGTGTTCTCCAATGAATCCGGCCTGGGAAGCGCCCCCATCGCGGCGGCCGCTGCTCAGACCAAGCAGCCTGTCACCCAGGCCCTGGTGTCCATGACCCAGACCTTCATCGACACTCTGGTGGTCTGTACCATGACCGGCCTGGTGCTCATCCTCACCGGGGCATGGTCCAACGGACTGACCGGCGCGGAACTGACCACAGTCGCCTTTGCCGCAGGCATGCCCGGCGGGGACCATGTGGTCACCATCGGCCTGATCCTGTTCGCCTACTCCACCATTCTCGGCTGGAGCTACTACGGCGAAAAGTCCATCGAGTACCTGCTCGGCGTGAAGGCCGTCATGCCCTACCGCCTCCTCTTCATCTGTTTTGTGGGGGCAGGGGCAGTGGCCAAGCTCAGCCTTGTCTGGAACATCTCGGACGCCCTGAACGGGCTGATGGCCATTCCCAACCTCGTGGGCCTGCTCCTGCTGACCCCGGTCGTGGTCGGGGAAACCAGGAAGTACTTCGAGGCCATACAGCGGCGCGGCCGCTCCGGCAGCCTCGAACCGGCTTCGCAGACCGAAGACTAG